TTCCGAAAAAAAGCACGCATCGTGGCCGAATGGATGATCATGGCCTGAAAAAGCACGCATCATGGCCGAATGGATGATCATGGTCTCAAGTGCAACCGGTAACAGTTCAGTGCTTCCTGGAAAATGTCCGCATGGCCAGGATGAATAAGCCCGGGAGGAAGGATCTTGTCCTTTCTCCCGGTAAAAATAAACACGACTTTACATCATGAACTGTGTCAGGATGAAAACGCATTGTGTTCAGGACAGCAAATAAAAACGATGGAGTACGACCTGTGAAAATGAAATTGGCGCTGGCGGTGCTTGTTGGTTTCATGTGGGTGAGCAGTGTGTCGCATGCCGAGGTTGATCATGCGAAAAGAATCAAGAAGTGTATAGAAGACAATCAAGAAGAGGATGCATCTGCTGAAGTCATCAAAAGATACTGCATTTGCATGAGTGGAAAAATGTCAGATAATGAAAAAAAATCTATTTCCAAATGGGAGAAGTCGCATTCTGCGGAAGTTAAAATGTGTGATAAAGAATCCGGTTGGAAATAATTCTGCTTGAAACGTGGGTATTCTTGCCCTGGAAAAAAAAGACCGTTGCGAGTGTACAAACTGGAACTTGACAATATCGGACAGTCCAAGATATCTTGCAGCGGGGGAGTGGACTTGATTCCCTGGTCCGCAGACTTCCCCATGATCCGCCAGCTATTTCCCCCCCCCACGGTCCGCAAGTTTACAATTCCTGGAGATTGACCATGAAAATCAAAAGTTCCATCGTCCTTGTCGCAGGTATTCTGATGAGCAGCAGCCTGGCTTTTGCCGGTTCGGACGATGCTGCCTGGATTGCCAAGTGCGTGATGGACAATGCCAAAGAAAATGTCTCCCCAGAGGTCATGACCAAGTATTGCACCTGCATGAATTCCAAAATGAGTGACAATGAGACCTTGTCCATCACCGCCTGGGAACAGAAAAATCCCTCCGTCATGGCTGCTTGTGAAAAAGAGTCGGGCTGGAAATAAGCCGGCACTACCGGCAAGTGTTTGAACCGGGTCGGTTGTGAAGTTGACGGGTCATGCCATGCAAGTGGCATGGCCCGTTTGTGTTTCGGAAAAATAATAATGATCAATTTTTCAGTATGGATATGGCACGCGCCATGTGTGCGGCCTATGGACAACAAGAGGATGGAAGCAGGGACTTCAGGGCTTGGGAAACAAGGGTTCCCGGTGGCGCAGGCTTGCCATATTGCGACTTGAGCGGACGGAAAAGACCATGAAGACCAGAACGGTGACGTGGATGTTGGTATTGTTGGTGATGCCATGGTTGGTGGCCATGGCAGCGGCGGAACAGGTGGTGAAAGAGGACGCTGAACCTCAGCCAGATGAAAAGACCGAAGTCAGGATGGAAGCCATGAACCGGGAAATGGTGACCAGAAGGATCGCGAAATTGCGGACGGAACCATCGGAAAATGGCAAAATTCTGGTGAGGTTGCGGGAAGGAGCCAAAGTGCATGTTCTGGGCCTGACGGAAGATCGTCGGTGGTATCTGGTCGAGGCGACCATGAGCAAGGGAATCAAAAAAGGGTATGTTTTCATGGATTCCCTGGTGGAGGAAAAGCAACAGGAAGATGTGAAAATAAATGGTGACGCGGCGCAGCAGCCCGGGTTGGAAACAGAGCGCAAGGCACAGGAGAAGAAACAAGTCCACCTGGAAACTGAACGCAAGGTCCAGGAAGAGCAACAGGCCCGTATGGAATCCGAACACAAGGTCCGGGAAGAGGAACAGGCTCGTATGGAATCCGAACGCAAGGCCAGGGAAGAGCAACAGGCCCGTATGGAGTCCGAACGCAAGGCCAGGGAAGAGCAACAGGCCCGTATGGAGTCCGAACGCAAGGCCAGGGAAGAGCAACAGGCCCGTATGGAGTCCGAACGCAAGGCCAAAGAAGAGCAACAGGTTCGTTTGGAGTCCGAACGCAAGGCCAAGGAAGAGCAACAGGACCGTATGGAATCCGAGCGCAAGGCCAAAGAAGCGTTGCAAAGCCGCCTCGAAGCAGAACGCATGGCACAAAAAAAGGAACAGACCCTGGCGGAAATGGAACACAAGGCGTGGGAGAGCGTAACAGAGAAGGGGACTGCTGAATTATTGGCAGGCATGGAGTTTGTGCGCGTGCCTGGCGGCGAGTTTGAAATGGGCTGCGGTGCGTGGCAGTCGGAATGTGAAGCGGATGAAAAACCTGCACAGCGCGTGAATGTGGGAGATTTCGAGATTGGAAAATATGAGGTGACCCAGGGGCAATGGAAAACGGTGATGGGGTCGAATCCGTCCCATTTTGATTATTGTGGGGATGATTGTCCCGTGGAAAACATTTCCTGGGATGATGCACGAGGTTTCATCAATCAATTGAACG
This genomic stretch from Magnetococcales bacterium harbors:
- a CDS encoding SUMF1/EgtB/PvdO family nonheme iron enzyme; amino-acid sequence: MKTRTVTWMLVLLVMPWLVAMAAAEQVVKEDAEPQPDEKTEVRMEAMNREMVTRRIAKLRTEPSENGKILVRLREGAKVHVLGLTEDRRWYLVEATMSKGIKKGYVFMDSLVEEKQQEDVKINGDAAQQPGLETERKAQEKKQVHLETERKVQEEQQARMESEHKVREEEQARMESERKAREEQQARMESERKAREEQQARMESERKAREEQQARMESERKAKEEQQVRLESERKAKEEQQDRMESERKAKEALQSRLEAERMAQKKEQTLAEMEHKAWESVTEKGTAELLAGMEFVRVPGGEFEMGCGAWQSECEADEKPAQRVNVGDFEIGKYEVTQGQWKTVMGSNPSHFDYCGDDCPVENISWDDARGFINQLNAQNGNCRYRLPTESEWEYACRSGGKEEKYCGGGLVDLVAWYKNNSGERPRRVGKKSPNKLGIHDMSGNVWEMTCSDRGLYNEPEKSHTRCSHGGSFRVNRGGSWINGAAQVRFADRNYTAPGDRYHILGLRLVRICQ